The nucleotide sequence TGGTGGAAAAGCTAGTGGGGGAGCAGAAGTCACAGAGGCCTCCTACTCTGCTGTCCCATTTCGGTACAGTAGGCTCGGGAAAGTTAGGACACAACCCCACCTGCCCTCTGGATTTATGGAGCTGACACTCCATAAATGATGCTGGAGCCGGGTGGGCCGGGCTGCAGTTTAGGAAGTGATCGGATCAGGTAGGTGCGTGGGCAAAGGGAACTTCTGGGACCAGCCTTGAAAGATGGGTGGAATTCTGCAAAGGTTACTTGTTTCTTATTGCAAAAAGTAATACATCATTCTTGTCAACAGAATGATTGGGAGGATTTTCAGTAAATGTCCAGGTCAGAAGTCATTTAGACAGGGTACCCCAGTCTCTGTCAGAACCATGGTACTCTGTTGTGGTGTGAAAGTAGCCACAGATCATCTGTAGATTAAGGGGTGTGGCTTTGTTCCAACAAAGCTTTATTCACAAACACAGgctgtgggctggatttggcctgcaggctgTAGTTTGTGATCCTTGATTCAGACAGTTTAGCAAGGCTGAAAAGAACACCCACACCCCCTTGTTACCCACAGATGGGTGGGACTGTGTTGGCCAGAGGCCGAGAGGAGGGTGCTCACAGGGGAACGTACAGCATGTAGAGGCCGGAAGGTGCTCCAGGGCACCAAGTGTGGGAAAGTGGGACATACGGGGAAGTTTCCAGAAAGCATGATGTCAAGTTGGAGGTGGAGCGCTGCTGGGTTGTGAAGGGTCTCAAGTCCAAGTGAGGGGGGTTGTGAAGGGTCTCAAGTCCAAGTGAGGGAGTTAGGGACTTGGGAGGGGTTGTTGTTGGGTCGGGGACCTGGGGTCATCCAAGTGGTGacctgggatggggtggggacaggCAATGAGTTAAGCTCTGCTCTTTAGCATTTTGCAGATgcttttctcaaacttttctgaTCCTGCAGGCAAGCTAAACCAGTTCTGGAAGAACCTGCAAGAGTCTCAGCAGCTCTGATGGGATGAGAGCTGGGTGCAGACTGTGCTCCCTTTGGTTATGGACACATAACTCCTGGGCCAGAGGCTAAAACCCCAGGGCCCCTGCTGTCCTTCCCGCAGCTTCTTGGAGTCTCAGGGCAAAGCCTTTCGAGCAGCGCCTCCCAGTGGCCAGAAGCTGAAATGACGGCAGTGGTGTCACCTGGTGAATGACCCGGGAAGCTGTGGTTGGCCCTGATTTCTTCTTTGGAGTCTCTGAAATGCTTCCTGTCTTCTGTTCTTCATGCCCCATGCCCCTGCTAGCGTATTACTGTTCTGTGACTTCCCTGTGACCTCTGCAGTACTCCTCATCCTGCATTTGGTCTCCAGGTGTCACCTTTCTGCCATGTTCCTAACACTTTCATTCCTGTCTTGAAAAAAGCGCCTGCTGCACCATAAGCCCTGGGATGTGGCAGCTGCAGCGGGCTTGGCTTTGTGAGGAACCGAGTGTGTCCAGGGATGTGGCAGCTGCAGCGGGCTTGGCTTTCTGAGGAACCGAGTGTGTCCACGTTGGGGGAACGTCATCCTTGATACACACGTTTTTATTTGcagaaagaaaatgctatttttgGAGCCAGAATTTTCATGTCTGATTTATGATGATTTTCTTGAGAACCAGAACTGCTGGCAGAAAGGGGGCACCCACACGCCTAGACAGCTAATGTCTTATTAGAGGGCAGTTTTGATTCCTGATTTGGAATTTAATAATCTCCAAACATTCCAGTCCAATGAAAGTTTTATCCACTTTCCCATATAAAAATTCTTCCCACGAGAGTGACTTGATTCTCACAATCCCTTTGGAGTCATGTGTGAGTCCTACAGTGTGAGGTTCAGCATTGCCATCTCCAAGTGCTCTCCATAGGGAAACAGTTTCTGGTCATGATGAGCTTCTGCTTCCCATCTGATCCCATCCCGGCCTGGAAACAAAGCACGTGTTTGAGGATGGCGGTGTTTGGGGACAGGACATGAGCGTTTTGTGTGGGGCTGCTAGGACAGGcctggcggggtggggggtgtctAAGTCAGTTTACTTGGTTCACAGGTTCCGAGGCCCACCCACATACCTAGAATTCGCCTCCAGGATGGGACCAGAAATCTGGTTTTGCATAGAAATGGCTAGCAGCAGGCACCATGCCGCTGTCCACTCTGTGCCTGCGTCTGCCCCAGCACTTGGCACAGCAGGACAGAAGCAGAGATCTGAACCCACATCTCCCTGGCTGCTCAGTCAACTCACTCTTCACAAAGCTTAGAAAGTGGCCGGgcacagccagactctgtctcaaaaaaaaaaaaaggttggttGAGGCTTATACTATGTGTGCTGCTTGGCactgtttttttcacttaaaagatatTGCAGGTTTTTTTTCACGTAAGTATCTGAAgaaagacttcctttttttttttttttttttttttgctttttgcttttttgagacagggtcttgctctgttacccacgctggagtgcagtggtgagatcagggctcactgcagcctccacctcatgggctgaagccatcctcccacctcagcctcccgagtagctgggactacaggtgtgtgcaaccacatctggctagtttctgtatgttttgtgaagatggggtcccactatgtggcccaagttggtcttgaacacttggggtcaagtagtcctcctgctttagcttcctaaagtgctgggatgacaggcctgagccccgcgcccggccagcctccTGTGCGAGGTTGTGTGGGACTCTGTCATGGAACCCAGTATGCCTTCATGTGCTGGCTTGTTTGTTGACTCTGTAGTTAATGGGCTGCCCCACGTGGACAGGCACTGGGTCATCCATGTCTCTGTGTACAGGCAGAGGCTGCTGCGGGTACATCTGTGCACATGGCTGCCAGGAGGGGCTGTGCTCAGGGGGAGCTGGGGCAGAGGCTGGTGGCAATGGGGGGCTTGGGTGTAGTGTGGAGGCACGAGAGCCAGGTGGCCGGGCTGCAGTCTGCGGGAGCTCGGGGGTCACTTGGCCTCTGTGTGTCCTAGTGTCTTTGTCGGTGAGATGGGACAATGACAGCACACCCTCACAGGTGCTGGGGGTTGACAAATGTCAGGTCTGAGGACAGTGGCTGGCCCACTACGGGGCCAGTTTCCCTTCTCTATAGTCACCCTGCTCGTCTTCCATCAACTGGGTGCTCAGGACAGTGGCGTGGTGGATCCGCCTGTACAGCCTGTGCTCCAGCGTCCTGCAGTCCACAGCTGTGTCCAGCCCTGACCCCGACTGCCGCTCCCGccacctccattttatagatgaggaaaccaaggcccaagGGCTTAGGGAACCCTGCTCTGAAGCACATAGTAGGGCTGCTGGGCTCAGACCCTCCCTCCCTGTGATGAGGTGTCCTCCTCCTGCCGCAAGCCCCCCACGCCCCGAGCCCACCCTGCTCACCGGCCTCTGCCCGAGTTCCCCGCATAGTGTGGGAGTGTGGAGCATCCTAGCTTTTCCCCAGCGCCCAGTTCTTTCACTCTCACTGGAGTCCTGCAGGGACAGCTCGGGCACCATGTAGGCCCGggtgggcgtgggggctcacctAGCTCGGTGGTGAACAGCTGGCACGTCTCTGGGTTGCGGACGGTAAAGGCCACGTAGACCTCAGGAGCCCGCTTGTGCTCCCGGCAGGCAGCCAGCCTCTGCAGGACCCCGACCAGCGACACGATGGCTTCTGGGCAATACAGCACGTCTACAGTGAAAGTTTCAGGTTACTGAAAGGGACAAGTGGAAAGTTCCATTTCATGCTGACCTCAGCAGCAGGGCGAGGCCAGAGAGGCAGCGGTCATATGAGACTATTAGATGCCATTTGACCATTTGGGCCATTAGATGGAAAGGCAATTATTTGGGTGAAAAAGGAGAACCCTTATTAGAGAAAGCTGCAAAAGAccgaagcaaaagaaaaaaatctccagaCTCACTGGTGTCCTTAAAAAACCAGCTCTGGTTCTCGGCCTGTCTAGAGGGCTTTCAATGACAGAAAGCCTGACCCTGCCGTGAACTTCGTGTTTCAGGTGTCTGCCGATTGGTCTGCTGGCTTGCAGGGGTGGGCCTGTGTCCCTGGCCACCGCTGGACCTGTGGGTTTCAGGGCTGGGACCCAGGACTACAGGCAGAGCTCTGTTCCACCAGAGAGGGGACTGAGTGTGCTCACAGGGGTGAGGGGTTTTTGGTGGCCCAGCCAAACAGCACCTTCTCTCAAGGGCCCTGACCTCGTACCAGAAGTGGTTGTTTTCCTCCTGCGGTCTCTGAAGGACACAGGGCATGGCTCTGGGACAGAGCCATGTGGTGACGACTGTAACGGGAGTATGCCTGTCTCCAACAACAGGGCTGTGGCTTGAAGGTCACCTTAAGAGGCACCCCTGTCCTTTGATGTCACCCTGGAGGCCCAGAGTAACTCTTCTGGAAGCCCCATCACGTCCATGCCCGACAGTGTCCATTGTTCCCTTTTCCCAGAGCCAAGAGCTGGGTAGAGCTGCAAGGACACCGCCTGCACAGGATGCCCGGGGCTGGGCATTACCTGCTGCAATGACAACATCTGGCTGGAAGGCAGAGAGCTGATGGACCATTGCTACGTCCCAGTCCAGCTGGGCCACTGTCACCCTGGGGCTGTCTAAGTTGCCAGTGATGTCTGCCTCTAATGAGAGGCCATTGAGAAGGACATTCCCTCGGAGCTGCTCGAGGACCCGGCTGTGAGGGTCGCTGAAGATGTATGCCCGGGGGCGGCACATCTTGCAGATGGCAAGGCCTGTGAGGCCGGCACCACTGCCAAGCTCTAGGACAGTCCTGGCGGGAGGAAAGGGGACCGTGTTTTCGACTGCACCAGGGTAAGCCTGCCTCGGTGCCCTGCCCTGTGCCCCGAGGTCACCTGTTAATCAAGGCTGCCGGGTTCTCGATGGCCCATTCTGCAAGGTAGAGGGCGGCATCCCATGTGACCAGGCCTGTGGTACCGTGGGAGATGATGGCTGTGCTCTTGGAGAGTGTGACCGAGCCTCCTGAGGACTGCACCAAGAGAGGGCGAGAGAGTCAGTCCAGCGATCAGAAGGCAAGTGGCTTAGAAGACAAGTAGCCATCCACCACATGGCTGAATAAACCATGACAGGACCAATCGCCACTCAGCAATGAGAAGCAGCTAACTGTTGACATACCAACAGTTGCACGGGCCTCAAGGGTGTCACGCGGCATGAAAGACACTCATCTCAGGCCACACAGGATTCCATCTATTGAACATTCCTGAGACAACGGAATTCTGGCGATGGAGCACAGGTCAGTGGTGGCCAGGGGCCAGGTGTGGCTATGAAGAGGTGGCTGCCTTGTGATGATTCAATATGCTAtgtttttcctttgtggttttctgtatctatgttttatctcatttttttttttttttgagctctgtcacccaggctggagtcagtggcacgatcttggcttactgcaacatctgcctcctgggttcaagcaattctcctgcctcacctgcccaggtagctgtgactacaggcgtgtgccaccatgtctagctaatttttgtacttttttttgagacacagattCACTCTCGTTGCCGAGGccggagtgcaatagcacgatctcggctcactacaacctccacctcccgggttcaagagattctcctgcctcagcctcccgagtaactgggattacaggcgcccactaccacaccccgttaatttttgtatttttagtaaagatggattttcaccatgttggccaagctggtctcaaactcctgacctcaggtgatccccttgcctcagcctcccaatgtgctgggattacagacatgagccaccacgcctggcctaatttttgtatttttagtagagacagggtttcaccatattggccaggctggtctcgaactcctgacctcagatccacctgccttggcctcccaaagtgctgggattacaggcatgagagacCATGTCCAGCCCTGTCAAGTATTCTTTGAGGACTGGGCACCAGGTCCTTGTGAAGCAGGTAGTGTGTGTCACCTATTGGACAAATGCCCAACAACCCCACGAGACATGCTGTTGTTGAAGTGCTTGatttacagacagggaaactgaggctaaagaAGGTTAATGGACCTCATGTCTAAGACTGCAGAATGGgtgagtcaggatttgaacccacaccCACGTTTTCACTTTGTCTGTGCAGGAAGGGTATCTGGGCTGTGAGGGGGAGGAGGGTGCCTTTCTCATACCAGCAAATAGCTCCGGTGGCCCTGGGTGGACTCCTTGGCCATCAGAGTCTCCGCGAGCACCTCGTACAGTTTGTCCAAAGGCTCCGTGTGGACAGCCTCGTGCTGGGGGCAGACAGAGTGAGAGCTTGTTTGCTTTCGTTCTAATCTGTAAAAATGGCCAGATGATTTTCACCAAGTTTGGAGGGGAGATTTGGGATGGAATGGTATAATACCGGCCAGCTGGTATATAAAATACTCACTtcgttgggcgtggtggtgtgtgtcgaatagttccagctactctaaaggctgacgtgggaggactgcttgagcccaggagttcgaggacagcctgggcaacagagatcttgtctctaaaaaaaaaattattccacttGGTAGGGAAACCTGGATGGGAGGGCTTTCAACAAGAGGTGTTGAGAGGGTAGGGTTAGGTGTAGTCTAGGGCAGGAGACAAGGATTCCGTGAGAGCTGCCACATGACCATGACAGAGAGCTCTGTGTTTGGATCAAACACAGAGAGGAGGAAAACAAAAGGTGCTTTTAAGTGAGCCCAGGCAGAACTGTGAGTGCGGCCCATGCTGCAGGCTGTGGCTGTCAGCAGGCTGCTTCTCCACAGCTGGCCCAGTCCTAGGATTCACAGGGCAGCAGCAGGGTACACTGGGTGACTGCTGCCCTCTCGTGGTGGCACAGGGCAGACCTGCTGGTGACCAGAGATGCACCCTTTTGGGGAGAACTAGGGAGAAAGCAGGTATTGGAGAAGCAGGGGATTGTTTATTTGTTAAAAGTGTGGCCCTTTCACTCAGCAGGTCTGCTACTGCCTACTAAGGAATGGCCTCTCGACATCCTCATGTCAAACCCTGCATGTTCGGGCCCATCTTTAAAATCCatcctaggccaggtgcggtggctcatgcctgtaatcccagcactttgggaggccgaggcagacggatcacctgaggtcaggagttcgagatgagcctggccaacatggtgaaactctgtctctactaaaaatacaaaaactaaccagacatggtggcatgtgcctgtagt is from Homo sapiens chromosome 8 genomic patch of type FIX, GRCh38.p14 PATCHES HG76_PATCH and encodes:
- the FAM86B2 gene encoding putative protein N-methyltransferase FAM86B2 isoform X2 produces the protein MAPEENAGTELLLQGFERRFLASLEAKLRDSSYSELLRDILQKTVRHPVCVKHPPSVKYAWFFLSELIKKHEAVHTEPLDKLYEVLAETLMAKESTQGHRSYLLSSGGSVTLSKSTAIISHGTTGLVTWDAALYLAEWAIENPAALINRTVLELGSGAGLTGLAICKMCRPRAYIFSDPHSRVLEQLRGNVLLNGLSLEADITGNLDSPRVTVAQLDWDVAMVHQLSAFQPDVVIAADVLYCPEAIVSLVGVLQRLAACREHKRAPEVYVAFTVRNPETCQLFTTELGRDGIRWEAEAHHDQKLFPYGEHLEMAMLNLTL
- the FAM86B2 gene encoding putative protein N-methyltransferase FAM86B2 isoform X7; amino-acid sequence: MAKESTQGHRSYLLSSGGSVTLSKSTAIISHGTTGLVTWDAALYLAEWAIENPAALINRTVLELGSGAGLTGLAICKMCRPRAYIFSDPHSRVLEQLRGNVLLNGLSLEADITGNLDSPRVTVAQLDWDVAMVHQLSAFQPDVVIAADVLYCPEAIVSLVGVLQRLAACREHKRAPEVYVAFTVRNPETCQLFTTELGRDGIRWEAEAHHDQKLFPYGEHLEMAMLNLTL
- the FAM86B2 gene encoding putative protein N-methyltransferase FAM86B2 isoform X1 encodes the protein MAPEENAGTELLLQGFERRFLAVRTLRSFPWQSLEAKLRDSSYSELLRDILQKTVRHPVCVKHPPSVKYAWFFLSELIKKHEAVHTEPLDKLYEVLAETLMAKESTQGHRSYLLSSGGSVTLSKSTAIISHGTTGLVTWDAALYLAEWAIENPAALINRTVLELGSGAGLTGLAICKMCRPRAYIFSDPHSRVLEQLRGNVLLNGLSLEADITGNLDSPRVTVAQLDWDVAMVHQLSAFQPDVVIAADVLYCPEAIVSLVGVLQRLAACREHKRAPEVYVAFTVRNPETCQLFTTELGRDGIRWEAEAHHDQKLFPYGEHLEMAMLNLTL
- the FAM86B2 gene encoding putative protein N-methyltransferase FAM86B2 isoform X3, which codes for MAPEENAGTELLLQGFERRFLAVRTLRSFPWQTVRHPVCVKHPPSVKYAWFFLSELIKKHEAVHTEPLDKLYEVLAETLMAKESTQGHRSYLLSSGGSVTLSKSTAIISHGTTGLVTWDAALYLAEWAIENPAALINRTVLELGSGAGLTGLAICKMCRPRAYIFSDPHSRVLEQLRGNVLLNGLSLEADITGNLDSPRVTVAQLDWDVAMVHQLSAFQPDVVIAADVLYCPEAIVSLVGVLQRLAACREHKRAPEVYVAFTVRNPETCQLFTTELGRDGIRWEAEAHHDQKLFPYGEHLEMAMLNLTL
- the FAM86B2 gene encoding putative protein N-methyltransferase FAM86B2 isoform X4, with product MAPEENAGTELLLQGFERRFLAVRTLRSFPWQSLEAKLRDSSYSELLRDILQKTVRHPVCVKHPPSVKYAWFFLSELIKKSSGGSVTLSKSTAIISHGTTGLVTWDAALYLAEWAIENPAALINRTVLELGSGAGLTGLAICKMCRPRAYIFSDPHSRVLEQLRGNVLLNGLSLEADITGNLDSPRVTVAQLDWDVAMVHQLSAFQPDVVIAADVLYCPEAIVSLVGVLQRLAACREHKRAPEVYVAFTVRNPETCQLFTTELGRDGIRWEAEAHHDQKLFPYGEHLEMAMLNLTL
- the FAM86B2 gene encoding putative protein N-methyltransferase FAM86B2 isoform X5, which produces MAPEENAGTELLLQGFERRFLAVRTLRSFPWQTVRHPVCVKHPPSVKYAWFFLSELIKKSSGGSVTLSKSTAIISHGTTGLVTWDAALYLAEWAIENPAALINRTVLELGSGAGLTGLAICKMCRPRAYIFSDPHSRVLEQLRGNVLLNGLSLEADITGNLDSPRVTVAQLDWDVAMVHQLSAFQPDVVIAADVLYCPEAIVSLVGVLQRLAACREHKRAPEVYVAFTVRNPETCQLFTTELGRDGIRWEAEAHHDQKLFPYGEHLEMAMLNLTL
- the FAM86B2 gene encoding putative protein N-methyltransferase FAM86B2 isoform X6, with translation MAPEENAGTELLLQGFERRFLAVRTLRSFPWQSLEAKLRDSSYSELLRDILQKSSGGSVTLSKSTAIISHGTTGLVTWDAALYLAEWAIENPAALINRTVLELGSGAGLTGLAICKMCRPRAYIFSDPHSRVLEQLRGNVLLNGLSLEADITGNLDSPRVTVAQLDWDVAMVHQLSAFQPDVVIAADVLYCPEAIVSLVGVLQRLAACREHKRAPEVYVAFTVRNPETCQLFTTELGRDGIRWEAEAHHDQKLFPYGEHLEMAMLNLTL
- the FAM86B2 gene encoding putative protein N-methyltransferase FAM86B2 isoform X8; protein product: MAPEENAGTELLLQGFERRFLAVRTLRSFPWQSLEAKLRDSSYSELLRDILQKTVRHPVCVKHPPSVKYAWFFLSELIKKHEAVHTEPLDKLYEVLAETLMAKESTQGHRSYLLSSGGSVTLSKSTAIISHGTTGLVTWDAALYLAEWAIENPAALINRRAVLPRSHRVAGRGPAEAGCLPGAQAGS